A window of Lacibacter sediminis contains these coding sequences:
- a CDS encoding SusC/RagA family TonB-linked outer membrane protein yields MRLLKHHSLPPGNKFLFGLAVLFFLPFLVFAQSKTITGTVKDENGTPVSGASVAIKKQNTGTTTNEAGNFTITAASGEVLVISAVMFEPKEVTVGTGNSINVQLRSKATELSDVVVVGYGTRTKRDIGGGVLTVDQQLLQNRPVTNTLDALQGTTPGLVITRTNGQPGREGLTATIRGITSLGVNNAPLVIIDGVEGDLSSLNPNDIQTISILEDAASASIYGAKAGGGVILVTTKGGRENQKTRFDLTTMYSIRTPFARPELLSSRKQGELINAARVFANQNKDFTDQQLEWFDDPNVNDVWNANSRTWEYYYNNDMVDILMRKQSTQRNVNLSASGGSDKSSYLFSIGYLGQQGVFKFGPDSYSRFNARVNYNTRFSKIFSLDTRLSFVKENILAPSASITGEGLMYNVYSIRAARNPIFTPGTNDSKYAFIGTISTAYPVLKDGGYDEEDRYNMNGVISLTAKKIVKGLDLKVVYSPGMIFSAREVFAKTVPRFSIDENMIPIPSTAINPVNSLNKTRPYTLSQNFFATADYDFKLKDHHFHLLGGTEYKTYKYDWVQAMQRALLLNNFETLNYTTLATADVTNVADNIQENRWLSYFGRLSYDFASKYYFEGVLRRDGSSRLSPGNKFQTFYALNAFWRASQEEWFKRTLPWVDEFKIAVSYGTAGGAQTANPNSSNYDFQSVLTRGFYPFNDSRTAFLQQAALASEGKQWEIIETTNFGFDIEVLKRRLRLHFDYFIKENNNVFVTQNLPELLGVAPNSANLAAIQVKGWGVTLKWSDKFRNGGYYVSANISDDKNQVVRFDGANTYFAGINGTILGMSTNSIFGYKADGYFDTPEEVQGSPRRTTNTGVGDIKLLDINKDGFINQGIGTAANHGDLVYLGNTNPRYVFGVNAGVNWKGFDFSFLFNGVGKRSIVIDPTASIGLYDGWRMPWVIHQDYWRPDNLNAKFPAIRLSDRVNDQVSSHWIQDASYIRLKNLQVGYTFRNSMHNVKGLGDIKLYFSGQDLWELTGMWFKYYDPENTGRVSFGYPLWRSYAMGLNISF; encoded by the coding sequence ATGCGATTGCTGAAACATCATTCATTGCCACCCGGCAATAAATTTCTATTCGGGTTGGCTGTTCTTTTTTTCCTTCCATTTCTCGTTTTTGCTCAATCAAAAACAATAACAGGCACAGTAAAAGACGAAAACGGAACGCCCGTTTCCGGTGCGTCTGTTGCCATTAAAAAACAAAACACGGGTACAACTACAAATGAGGCCGGTAACTTTACAATTACTGCTGCATCCGGAGAAGTGCTGGTTATTTCGGCCGTAATGTTTGAACCAAAAGAAGTAACTGTTGGAACCGGAAACAGCATCAATGTTCAATTAAGATCGAAAGCCACTGAATTAAGTGACGTAGTGGTGGTTGGTTACGGTACCAGAACGAAACGGGATATTGGAGGTGGTGTATTAACGGTTGATCAGCAATTATTACAAAACAGACCGGTAACGAATACGTTGGATGCTTTGCAGGGAACCACTCCGGGTCTTGTCATCACCCGTACCAATGGTCAACCCGGCCGTGAGGGACTGACAGCGACGATCAGAGGCATCACTTCGCTTGGTGTAAATAATGCTCCGCTGGTTATTATCGACGGAGTAGAAGGTGACCTTAGTTCATTAAACCCCAACGATATTCAGACAATATCCATTTTGGAAGACGCTGCCTCTGCATCTATTTACGGTGCGAAAGCAGGTGGTGGTGTGATTTTGGTAACAACAAAAGGCGGCAGGGAAAATCAAAAAACTCGTTTTGACCTGACGACGATGTACAGCATCCGCACACCGTTTGCCCGTCCGGAATTGTTAAGTTCACGCAAGCAGGGCGAACTGATAAACGCAGCCAGAGTGTTTGCCAATCAAAATAAAGATTTTACTGATCAGCAACTGGAGTGGTTCGATGATCCGAATGTAAATGATGTATGGAATGCAAACAGCAGAACATGGGAGTACTACTACAATAATGACATGGTAGATATTTTGATGCGTAAACAAAGTACGCAGCGCAATGTCAATCTGAGTGCCTCGGGTGGTAGCGACAAATCCAGCTATTTGTTTTCAATAGGATATTTGGGCCAGCAAGGGGTCTTCAAATTTGGGCCCGACAGCTACAGCAGGTTTAATGCAAGGGTGAATTATAATACCAGATTTTCTAAGATTTTCTCGCTCGATACCCGCTTGTCTTTTGTGAAAGAAAATATACTGGCCCCATCGGCTTCTATTACAGGCGAAGGTTTGATGTATAATGTTTATTCTATACGTGCAGCCCGTAACCCTATTTTCACGCCCGGAACAAATGACAGCAAGTACGCATTTATTGGTACAATATCCACCGCTTACCCCGTTTTGAAAGATGGCGGTTATGATGAGGAAGACAGGTATAACATGAACGGCGTCATTAGCCTCACTGCTAAAAAAATTGTAAAAGGACTTGATTTAAAAGTTGTTTATAGTCCGGGTATGATTTTCTCAGCACGGGAAGTATTTGCAAAAACAGTTCCTCGTTTTTCGATTGATGAAAATATGATACCCATTCCAAGTACCGCAATCAACCCGGTAAATTCGCTTAATAAAACAAGGCCCTATACGCTTAGTCAAAACTTCTTCGCAACAGCCGACTACGATTTTAAATTAAAAGATCATCACTTCCATTTATTGGGAGGTACTGAATACAAAACCTATAAGTATGACTGGGTGCAGGCTATGCAAAGAGCTTTATTACTAAACAATTTTGAAACATTAAACTACACTACTCTGGCTACTGCCGATGTAACGAACGTAGCCGATAATATACAAGAAAACAGATGGTTGTCTTATTTCGGACGCTTGAGTTACGATTTTGCGAGCAAGTATTATTTTGAAGGTGTACTTCGTCGTGATGGAAGTTCACGTTTATCTCCGGGTAATAAGTTTCAGACGTTCTATGCGCTAAATGCATTTTGGCGTGCATCACAGGAAGAGTGGTTTAAGAGAACATTGCCTTGGGTTGATGAATTTAAAATTGCTGTTTCATACGGTACGGCTGGCGGTGCACAAACTGCCAATCCTAATTCCAGCAACTACGATTTCCAGAGTGTGTTGACAAGAGGTTTTTATCCCTTCAATGATTCCCGTACCGCATTTTTGCAACAAGCTGCACTGGCGTCAGAGGGCAAGCAATGGGAGATCATCGAAACAACCAACTTCGGGTTTGATATTGAAGTGTTGAAAAGAAGATTACGGTTGCATTTTGATTACTTCATCAAAGAAAATAACAATGTATTTGTTACACAAAATCTTCCTGAATTGTTGGGCGTAGCACCAAACAGCGCCAATCTGGCTGCAATCCAGGTGAAAGGCTGGGGTGTTACTCTTAAGTGGAGCGACAAATTCAGAAACGGAGGGTATTATGTTTCTGCTAACATCAGCGACGACAAAAATCAAGTTGTTCGCTTTGATGGAGCCAATACTTACTTCGCCGGAATTAACGGCACGATCTTAGGCATGTCAACCAACTCGATATTTGGTTACAAAGCAGATGGATATTTTGATACACCCGAAGAAGTGCAAGGGTCGCCCCGCAGAACCACCAATACCGGCGTAGGCGATATCAAATTGCTCGACATCAATAAAGATGGTTTCATTAACCAGGGTATAGGTACTGCCGCCAATCATGGCGATCTGGTTTATCTCGGTAATACAAACCCACGTTATGTTTTTGGTGTAAATGCCGGAGTGAACTGGAAGGGCTTCGACTTTTCTTTCCTCTTCAACGGGGTTGGTAAAAGAAGTATTGTAATTGATCCTACTGCCAGTATCGGGTTATACGACGGGTGGAGAATGCCTTGGGTTATTCACCAGGATTATTGGAGACCCGATAATTTAAATGCCAAATTCCCGGCTATACGTTTAAGTGACAGGGTAAACGACCAGGTTTCATCTCATTGGATTCAGGATGCGAGTTATATAAGGTTGAAGAATCTGCAAGTGGGTTATACATTCAGGAATTCGATGCATAACGTAAAAGGATTGGGTGACATCAAACTCTATTTTTCCGGACAGGATCTTTGGGAATTGACGGGCATGTGGTTTAAGTATTACGATCCGGAAAACACGGGCAGAGTATCATTTGGTTATCCGCTTTGGAGAAGCTATGCCATGGGTTTAAACATTAGCTTTTAG
- a CDS encoding RagB/SusD family nutrient uptake outer membrane protein, with protein sequence MRLNKIFIINCIAVAAVWLISPGCTKQLDLNTRTVITDPVFWKDSSDLIVGTNYLYTSIPDFNTPLDDRYSDLAINLSSSGAFNLNPVSDGSRPIPSFDGQWNNLYTFIRAANNVIEKAAGIPDGPMKSNCIGQARFFRAFAYFRLVRTYGAVPYLAKTINGSTDPALYTPRTNREAIVDSIYADLDFAASVCPQADKLPGSTATAGQPGREYGRVTRSAALALKSRVALYEGSWHKFHGAPQFTGTKDPAKHFTIARDAALLVMNEGKHSLFTKDGALSYQNLFRYPGEGYTNNRENILVRLYGKDISNVIASQSYMRTQLSDGGNSASRTFHLLSLYADGLPAGKSSLDSNGKETSLLTDYRNRDPRFVLTSFKLGDPAASISGGNPTYGNTYHYHQQKYWTGQADFLASPNIFLDFIAIRYGEVLLNYAEAVYELNNSISDADLNISVNLLRNRATNNDITKLPLLTNAFVTANGLDMQTELRRERSVELAFEGFRYWDLLRWKTAETELLKPVLGRKYFSSGVNYGGATRPTLQNGYVLYQAADKRTFNVTRDYLWPIPTAQIGLSNNTLTQNPNW encoded by the coding sequence ATGCGTTTAAATAAAATCTTTATAATCAACTGTATTGCTGTTGCAGCTGTATGGCTTATCAGCCCCGGCTGTACAAAGCAACTGGATCTAAATACCAGGACAGTCATTACAGACCCGGTTTTTTGGAAGGACTCCAGCGATTTAATTGTGGGCACAAACTATTTGTATACAAGTATCCCTGATTTCAATACGCCTTTGGACGATCGGTATAGCGACCTGGCAATCAACCTAAGCTCTTCAGGTGCTTTTAATCTTAATCCAGTGAGTGATGGCAGCCGTCCTATTCCTTCTTTCGACGGGCAGTGGAATAATTTATATACGTTCATAAGGGCTGCCAATAATGTAATTGAAAAGGCTGCTGGTATTCCCGATGGTCCCATGAAAAGTAATTGTATCGGACAGGCACGTTTCTTCAGGGCTTTCGCTTATTTTCGATTGGTAAGAACATATGGTGCGGTGCCCTATCTTGCCAAAACCATTAATGGCAGCACTGATCCTGCTTTATATACTCCCCGTACAAACCGAGAAGCAATTGTTGACTCTATTTATGCAGATCTTGATTTTGCTGCAAGTGTTTGTCCGCAGGCAGATAAACTGCCGGGTAGTACCGCTACTGCAGGCCAGCCCGGCAGAGAGTATGGACGTGTTACAAGAAGTGCAGCTCTCGCTTTGAAATCACGTGTGGCATTATATGAGGGTTCATGGCACAAGTTTCACGGTGCACCTCAATTTACGGGAACAAAGGATCCGGCAAAACATTTTACCATAGCACGTGATGCGGCTTTGCTTGTAATGAACGAAGGAAAACACAGTCTTTTTACAAAAGATGGAGCCTTGAGTTATCAAAATCTGTTCAGGTACCCGGGCGAAGGTTATACAAATAACAGAGAAAATATACTCGTAAGACTATATGGAAAGGATATAAGCAATGTTATTGCCTCTCAGTCATATATGCGTACGCAACTTAGTGATGGTGGGAATTCCGCATCAAGAACTTTTCATTTACTGTCACTTTATGCAGACGGATTACCTGCTGGTAAATCTTCTCTTGATTCAAACGGTAAAGAAACAAGTCTGCTCACAGATTACAGAAACAGAGACCCTCGCTTTGTATTGACTTCATTCAAACTAGGCGATCCGGCCGCTTCTATCTCCGGTGGCAATCCTACTTACGGCAACACATACCACTATCATCAACAGAAATACTGGACAGGACAGGCAGACTTTTTAGCATCGCCAAATATTTTCTTAGACTTTATTGCTATACGTTATGGCGAAGTGCTGTTAAACTATGCAGAAGCTGTGTATGAATTGAACAATAGTATATCTGATGCCGATTTGAATATTTCTGTAAACCTGCTCCGTAACAGGGCTACGAATAATGATATTACAAAACTACCCTTGTTGACGAACGCTTTTGTTACTGCCAATGGATTAGATATGCAAACAGAATTACGCAGAGAACGATCTGTTGAACTGGCGTTTGAAGGTTTTCGCTACTGGGATTTGTTACGATGGAAAACAGCAGAAACAGAGCTGCTGAAACCAGTACTTGGACGTAAATACTTCAGCAGCGGCGTAAACTATGGTGGCGCTACTCGTCCCACATTACAGAATGGTTACGTTCTCTATCAGGCAGCAGATAAAAGAACGTTTAATGTAACCAGAGATTATTTGTGGCCCATACCAACTGCACAGATTGGATTAAGCAATAACACATTGACACAAAACCCTAACTGGTAA